The Mus musculus strain C57BL/6J chromosome 2, GRCm38.p6 C57BL/6J genome has a window encoding:
- the Olfr1009 gene encoding olfactory receptor 1009 produces MADENYTRITEFIFIGLRYHPNLQVFLFLLFLLFYLVTMTGNLGMIILIRVDSRLHTPMYFFLSHLSFVDICFSSVVAPKMLTDFFADKKAISFLGCVLQQWFFGFFVAIECLLLASMAYDRYVAICNPLLYSVAMSQRLCIQLVIGPYAVGFFNTMTHTTAAFRLPFCGSNIINHFFCDMSPILSLICADIRINKLLVFIVAGAVLIVSSTTIIVSYFHILIAILRIRSAEGRRKAFSTCSSHVTAVSILYGTLFFIYVRPSAISSLDLNKVVSVFYTAVIPMLNPLIYSLRNKEVKSAMGRTVAKAKVFLKN; encoded by the coding sequence ATGGCGGATGAGAACTATACAAGGATCACAGAATTCATTTTCATTGGCTTGAGATACCACCCTAATCTGCAGGTCTTCCTgttcttgctctttctgctttTTTACCTGGTTACCATGACGGGAAACTTAGGTATGATCATTCTCATTCGGGTAGATTCTCGCCTTCACACTCCAATGTACTTTTTCCTCAGCCACCTGTCATTTGTGGACATTTGCTTCTCGTCAGTCGTGGCCCCCAAGATGCTCACAGACTTCTTTGCAGATAAAAAAGCTATCTCTTTTCTGGGCTGTGTATTACAGCAATGGTTCTTTGGGTTCTTTGTGGCCATTGAGTGTCTTCTCTTGGCATCCATGGCCTATGACAGATATGTAGCCATCTGTAACCCCCTGTTGTATTCAGTAGCCATGTCCCAGAGACTCTGCATACAGCTGGTGATCGGACCCTATGCTGTTGGCTTTTTTAATACCATGACTCACACGACAGCTGCTTTCCGACTTCCCTTTTGTGGCTCCAATATTATCAATCATTTCTTCTGTGACATGTCTCCTATCCTTTCCCTCATATGTGCTGACATACGGATCAACAAACTGTTGGTTTTCATCGTGGCAGGCGCTGTATTGATTGTCAGTAGTACCACCATCATAGTCTCCTACTTTCACATCCTCATTGCCATCCTGAGAATCCGCTCAGCTGAAGGTAGGAGGAAAGCCTTCTCTACCTGCTCTTCCCATGTTACAGCAGTTTCTATTTTGTACGGGACTCTCTTCTTTATCTATGTGAGGCCAAGCGCCATTTCTTCTCTGGACCTCAATAAGGTGGTGTCTGTTTTCTACACAGCAGTGATTCCCATGCTTAACCCGCTCATCTACAGCCTGAGGAATAAAGAAGTGAAATCGGCCATGGGCAGGACAGTTGCTAAAGCCAAAGTTTTCCTCAAAAATTAA